A genomic segment from Flavobacterium inviolabile encodes:
- a CDS encoding beta-ketoacyl synthase N-terminal-like domain-containing protein gives MKNKIAITALASVSPLGDSPESVWKEYLRPESLIQETKIGEQSFPVSVLSAALLAKIEALRSSDIKYKALDNSVLYALLASRNAVAMAGWKDHVFGVNIGSSRGATQLFEKHHKEFLETGRTQTLTSPTTTLGNISSWVANDLRSVGPDISHSITCSTALHALLNGVAWLQSGMADKFLVGGSEAPLTPFTMAQMKALKIYATTTDAFPCKALDPDKKSNTMVLGEGAAIACLETGERANALAYVEGIGYATEVLKHNISISSDADCFQKSMKMALNGAPPESVDVIVMHAPGTIKGDTSELNAIAKVFGDAKPLLTTNKWKIGHTFGSSGILSVELALLMMEKQQFIGVPYVHEPYTRTAKIRKVLVNAVGFGGNAVSVLLSK, from the coding sequence TTGAAAAATAAAATTGCAATAACGGCTTTGGCTTCCGTTTCTCCTTTGGGCGATTCGCCGGAATCTGTCTGGAAGGAATATCTTCGTCCGGAAAGTTTAATACAGGAAACGAAAATCGGAGAACAGTCGTTTCCGGTTTCTGTTTTATCAGCTGCCTTGTTAGCAAAAATAGAGGCGCTGCGGAGTTCGGATATCAAGTATAAAGCTTTGGATAATTCGGTACTGTATGCACTTTTAGCTTCGAGAAATGCGGTAGCGATGGCCGGTTGGAAAGACCATGTGTTCGGAGTCAATATCGGATCGTCCCGTGGCGCTACGCAATTGTTTGAAAAGCATCATAAAGAGTTTTTGGAAACCGGAAGAACACAAACGCTTACATCGCCTACCACTACTCTTGGCAATATTTCTTCCTGGGTTGCCAATGATTTGAGAAGTGTTGGTCCGGATATTTCCCATTCCATTACCTGTTCTACGGCATTGCATGCGCTTTTAAACGGCGTGGCCTGGCTGCAATCGGGTATGGCGGATAAATTCCTGGTGGGAGGGAGTGAAGCGCCGTTAACGCCCTTTACAATGGCACAGATGAAGGCGCTTAAAATATATGCAACAACAACCGATGCGTTTCCCTGTAAAGCATTGGATCCCGATAAAAAAAGCAATACCATGGTTCTGGGTGAAGGAGCGGCAATTGCCTGTCTTGAAACCGGTGAAAGAGCAAATGCCCTGGCTTATGTGGAAGGAATTGGTTATGCTACGGAAGTTTTAAAACACAATATTTCGATATCATCAGATGCTGATTGTTTTCAGAAGTCGATGAAAATGGCTTTGAATGGTGCGCCACCCGAATCGGTAGATGTTATCGTGATGCACGCACCGGGAACGATAAAAGGCGATACATCGGAACTGAACGCGATCGCGAAAGTTTTCGGTGATGCAAAGCCTTTGTTGACGACCAATAAATGGAAGATCGGGCATACTTTCGGTTCTTCCGGAATACTGAGTGTTGAGCTGGCGTTACTGATGATGGAAAAGCAGCAGTTTATAGGCGTTCCTTATGTGCATGAACCTTATACAAGAACGGCTAAAATCCGGAAAGTACTGGTCAATGCTGTTGGATTTGGCGGGAATGCGGTTAGTGTTTTGCTGTCAAAATAA
- a CDS encoding regulatory protein RecX, which translates to MQNNHKSYTIEDATKKLEYYCSYQDRCHDEVVKKLREMNMIPQAIDVITVHLIEHKFLNEERFACSFARGKHRIKKWGKIRIINELKFRNISKYNIDTALKEFTPEEYFETFETLAVATWNTIKETNSAKKKKKFCDFMLRKGYESNLIYEKLSDLANQD; encoded by the coding sequence ATGCAGAACAATCACAAATCCTACACAATTGAAGATGCTACGAAAAAACTGGAATACTATTGCAGTTATCAGGATCGTTGTCATGACGAAGTAGTCAAAAAACTTCGGGAAATGAACATGATCCCGCAGGCTATTGATGTAATAACCGTTCATTTAATTGAGCATAAATTCCTCAATGAAGAACGTTTTGCCTGTAGTTTTGCCAGAGGAAAACACCGGATAAAAAAATGGGGAAAAATCAGGATCATTAACGAATTAAAATTCCGGAATATCTCTAAATACAATATCGATACAGCGCTTAAGGAATTTACACCCGAAGAATATTTCGAAACATTTGAAACATTAGCAGTCGCAACATGGAACACTATAAAAGAAACCAATAGCGCCAAAAAGAAAAAGAAATTTTGTGATTTCATGCTCCGAAAAGGATACGAATCAAACTTAATATACGAGAAACTCTCAGACTTAGCAAACCAGGATTAA
- a CDS encoding cupin-like domain-containing protein gives MALHLTEIERVKTISKEDFYNNYVKKQKPLVIEQLTKDWPAYEKWKLNYIKDIAGDKTVPLYDDRPVSHEDGFNEAHAKMKMADYIDLLQSKPTNYRIFLYNLMKEVPSLRNDFKWPDIGLRLVKQLPMLFFGGENSKVFIHYDIDYSNILHFHFHGKKQCILFDPDQTPYLYKVPHALISREDIDFDNPDLEKWPALKQAKGLICNLNHGEMLYMPEGYWHYMKYLTPGFSMSLRAFPRKITNLSKAAYNVFVMRHFDNFMRKWKGQEWIDYKNEQAVIQTHKKLNINV, from the coding sequence ATGGCTTTACATTTAACAGAAATTGAGCGCGTAAAAACTATTTCAAAAGAAGACTTTTACAACAACTACGTAAAAAAACAGAAACCTTTAGTCATTGAACAGCTCACCAAAGATTGGCCGGCTTATGAAAAATGGAAGTTAAATTATATTAAAGACATAGCGGGAGACAAAACGGTGCCACTTTATGATGACAGACCCGTTTCCCACGAAGATGGATTTAATGAGGCTCATGCCAAAATGAAAATGGCAGACTACATTGACTTATTACAATCCAAACCCACAAATTACCGTATTTTCCTATACAACTTAATGAAGGAAGTTCCTTCACTTCGAAATGATTTCAAATGGCCAGATATTGGTTTACGCCTTGTAAAACAATTGCCAATGCTGTTTTTCGGAGGAGAAAACTCCAAGGTTTTCATTCATTACGATATTGATTACTCTAACATTTTGCATTTCCATTTTCACGGAAAAAAACAATGTATCCTGTTTGATCCGGACCAGACGCCGTATCTGTACAAAGTACCGCACGCACTGATCTCCAGGGAAGATATCGATTTTGACAATCCTGATTTGGAAAAATGGCCGGCTTTAAAACAGGCTAAAGGACTTATTTGCAACCTTAATCACGGGGAAATGCTGTATATGCCGGAAGGATACTGGCATTACATGAAGTACTTAACTCCCGGATTCTCGATGAGTTTAAGAGCTTTTCCACGCAAAATAACCAATTTATCCAAAGCCGCTTACAATGTTTTTGTAATGCGCCATTTTGATAACTTTATGCGCAAATGGAAAGGACAGGAATGGATTGATTACAAAAACGAACAGGCTGTTATCCAGACACACAAAAAACTCAACATAAACGTTTAA